The proteins below come from a single Triticum aestivum cultivar Chinese Spring chromosome 5D, IWGSC CS RefSeq v2.1, whole genome shotgun sequence genomic window:
- the LOC543129 gene encoding dof zinc finger protein 3, with translation MEEVFPSNSKSKAGQMAGEAIAGAEKKPRPKPEQKVECPRCKSGNTKFCYYNNYSMSQPRYFCKACRRYWTHGGSLRNVPIGGGCRKPKRSGTSDAHKLGVASSPEPTTVVPPSTCTGMNFANVLPTFMSVGFEIPSSLSLTAFGSSSSSNTAAMMSPGGTTSFLDVLRGGAGGLLDGSLSQNNGYYYGGPAIGSGNGMLMTPPAVSFGIPVPMQQHGDLVVGGNGIGAATASIFQGATSEEGDDGMGGVMGLQWQPQVGNGGGGGGVSGGVHHLGTGNNVTMGNSNIHNNNNNDSGGDDNNGGSSRDCYWINNGGSNPWQSLLNSSSLM, from the coding sequence ATGGAGGAAGTGTTTCCGTCAAACTCCAAGAGCAAGGCAGGTCAGATGGCGGGGGAGGCGATAGCGGGGGCGGAGAAGAAGCCTCGGCCAAAGCCAGAGCAGAAGGTGGAATGCCCTCGGTGCAAGTCTGGCAACACCAAGTTCTGCTACTACAACAACTATAGTATGTCTCAGCCCCGCTACTTCTGCAAGGCCTGCCGCCGCTACTGGACCCATGGTGGCTCCCTCCGCAACGTCCCCATCGGTGGTGGCTGCCGCAAGCCCAAGCGCTCGGGGACCTCCGACGCCCACAAGCTCGGCGTGGCCTCCTCACCGGAACCCACGACTGTCGTGCCCCCCTCGACCTGCACAGGGATGAACTTTGCGAACGTCCTCCCGACGTTTATGTCTGTTGGTTTTGAGATTCCAAGCAGCCTTTCCCTAACCGCCTTTGGGTCATCATCGTCGTCCAACACGGCGGCGATGATGTCCCCTGGTGGGACGACGTCGTTTCTAGACGTGctaagagggggtgcaggagggcTTCTTGATGGCAGCCTCAGTCAGAACAATGGCTACTACTATGGTGGGCCAGCCATTGGATCAGGCAATGGGATGCTGATGACGCCGCCAGCGGTGTCATTTGGCATTCCAGTTCCGATGCAGCAGCATGGCGATCTCGTGGTTGGTGGAAATGGAATAGGTGCCGCAACTGCTTCAATATTTCAAGGGGCCACTAGCGAGGAAGGAGATGACGGCATGGGGGGCGTGATGGGGCTCCAATGGCAACCACAGGTTGGcaatggtggaggtggtggtggtgtatcaggAGGCGTGCATCACCTCGGGACTGGGAACAATGTGACGATGGGCAACagcaacatacacaacaacaacaataacgacAGCGGCGGTGATGACAACAATGGTGGGTCATCGAGGGATTGCTACTGGATCAACAATGGAGGATCAAACCCATGGCAGAGCCTCCTCAACAGCAGCTCCCTGATGTAA